CGACCCCGAGGCGGTGATCGCGGTCGGCCCCGACGGCACCGACCTACAGCGGCTGGGACCGGCCGCCGACCACGTCGACGTTCGCGGCCCCGCCGCCGGCGACACCGTCGACCGCGTTCGCGCCGCCCTGCCCGACCTCGACCGCGTGGGCTTCCCCGAGAACGACCGCCAGACGCTCGACGGCGGGCTCGTCGGCTTCCTCGCGTACGACGCGGTGTACGACCTGTGGCTCGAGGAGGTCGGCGTCGACCGGCCCGACCCCGTCGTGCCGGACGCCGAGTTCGTGCTCACCACCAGAACGCTCGCGTTCGACGACCGCGAGGGGAGCGTCTCGCTCGTGTTCACGCCGATCGTCGGCGACGACGAGGACCCCGGGGCGGTGTACGACCGTCTGGCCGACGAGGCGGCCGACGTGGCGTCGACCCTCCGGAACGCCGAGGCGCCCGCGACGGGCGGCGTCCGCGTCGACCGCGAGACGGCCGGCCCGCGCGAGGAGTACGAGGACGCCGTCCGCGAGACGAAGGAGGCCGTCCTCGACGGCGAGGTGTATCAGGGCGTGATCTCCCGCACGCGGACGCTGGAGGGCGAGGTGGACGACCTCGGCCTGTACGAGTCGCTTCGGGCGGTGAACCCCTCGCCGTACATGTACCTGCTGCGCCACGGCGACCGCTCGGTGATCGGCGCGTCCCCGGAGACGCTCGTCTCCGTCGACGGCGACCGCGTCGTCTCCAACCCCATCGCGGGGACGATCCGGCGGGGGACCTCGCCCGTCGAGGACCGGAAGCTGGCGGGCGAGTTGCTCGCGGACGGGAAGGAGCGCGCCGAACACACCATGCTCGTGGATCTCGCGCGCAACGACGTGCGCCGCGTGAGCGAGGCGGGCAGCGTCCGCGTCGAGGAGTTCATGAACGTCCTCAAGTACAGCCACGTCCAGCACATCGAGTCGACCGTGACGGGGACGCTCGCGGCCGACGCGGACGCCTTCGACGCGACGCGGGCGACGTTCCCCGCGGGCACCCTCACCGGCGCGCCGAAGGTGCGGGCGATGGAGCTGATCGACGAGCTGGAGCTGGAGCCGCGGGGGGTGTACGGCGGCGGCGTCGGCTACTACTCGTGGACCGGCGACGCCGACTTCGCGATCGTGATCCGGACGGCGACGGTGGAACACGGCGTGCCGCGAAGCGGCACGGGAAGTCGAGCGGCGGAGCCGCGAGACGGCGGGGTCGGCCCCGACCGCCTGACCGTCCGCGCGGGCGCCGGCGTCGTCGCCGACTCGGACCCGGCCAGCGAGTACGAGGAGACCGAGCAGAAGATGGCCGGCGTGCTCGACGCCGTCGACCGGATCCGGGTCGAGCGCGCGGCGCGAAGTCGTTCGAGAGCCGAAGGCTCTCGTGATGACGAGACGCAAAGCGTCTCGAACCACGCCGCGGACGGCCGAGCGGCGGAGCCGCGAGACGACGACGGCGACGGGGCCGAGGACGAGGGTGAGCAGCCGACGGAGACCTCGACGGACACCCCGGAGGTGGACCGATGAACGTCACCGTCGTCGACAACTACGACTCGTTCACGTACAACCTCGTGGAGTACGTTTCGGACCTCCGGATCGACGGCGAGGCGCCCGAGATATCGGTGTTGAAGAACGCCGCGACGCTGGCGGAGGTGCGCGACACCGACCCCGACGCGCTCCTCATCTCGCCCGGCCCGGGCCACCCGAAGAACGACCGGGACGTGGGCGTCTCCGCGCCCGTCCTCCGCGAGCTGTCGCCCGAGGTGCCGACCCTCGGCGTCTGTCTCGGGCTGGAGGCCGCGGTGTACGAGTACGGGGGCAGCGTCGGCCACGCGCCCGAGCCGGTCCACGGGAAGGCGTTCCCCGTCGACCACGACGGCGCAGGCGTGTTCGCCGGGCTGGAGCAGGGCTTCCGGGCCGGTCGCTACCACTCGCTGATCGCCACCGAGGTGCCCGACTGCTTCGCCGTCACGGCGACGACAGACCACGACGGGGAGGAGCTGGTGATGGGCGTGCGCCACCGCGAGCACCCCATCGAGGCGGTGCAGTTCCACCCCGAGTCGGTGCTGACGGCGGTCGGTCACGACGTGATCGAGAACTTCCTGCGCGGCGTCTGAGCCGGGGACCCGACGCACGACAAGACATTTCAGCCGGGGACGAGCACCGAACGCGTATGGTCCCCGACCTCCCCTCCCCGAGCAGGCGCGGCCTCCTCACCGGCGCCGGGCTCGCGCTCGCGGGCGCCACCGTCGGCGTCGGCGCGACCGAACCGACCGCTCTCCCCGATCCCGTTACCGATCGGGCCTCGAAGTGGCTCCCGGACCCGACCGACCACCGCTGGCACCCGCCCGTGAGCGAGGCGCACGCGCGCGACGCCGTCGAGCGACTCGCGGCGGAGGTCGAGCGCGGCCGCGACCTGTGGGAGGAACTCGACACCGACGAACGGTTCACCGGCGACGGCGGCTGGCTGGAGGACGCCCGGGAGTACCTCGAGGAGGGGCGCTACCGGGAGGCGACGTTCTACGCCACCGGCGGGATGGGGTTCGCCGCCGAGGACGTGGGGTTCGCGCTCGCGCGACTCGACCGCCCCGAGGCCGACCCCGAACAACTCGCCGAGCGAGGCACGGCGATCCGGGACCGGGCCGATCGCATCCTCGACGGGATCGACGACTATCCGGTCGCAGAACCCGGCCGCGACCTCGGCTGGTACCACGAGATCGAACGACGGATCCAGCTCGTTCGGTTCGACGCCCACGAGCCCGACCCGGACCGCGACCGTGGATACGACGCCGACGAGATCGCGTCGATCCACGCCGGCAACCGCCAGGCTGCCCTACGCGTCCGCGATGCGGAACACTACCGCGAGCAGATCGAGGAGCTCGTCGGCGACGACGGCGAGCCGTGGGCCGACCGGATCGAGCGGCTCGACACGCGGTTCCGTGACGCGATCGACGAGTTCCCGGACCGGGGCGAACTCCGCGAGGAGATCGAGTCGATCGAGGACGACCACGGCCCCGGACCCTACTACACTGCCCGCTGGAAGCTCTCGATGTGGTGTTACGACACGGACTATCTCGTCGCCGACTGGGACGAGTATCTGGGGCTCGTGAACGCCGTCGAGGCCGGGCAGGCGCTCGCACAGCGGCGCGCGCACGACCGCGCGGTCGACGCGCTCGTGATGGAGCCGGACGGCCCGCGGTCGTTCGACTCGGGGCACGTGATCCGCGAGAAGCGCGCGGCGATGCGGCGCTTCCGGCGGGTCGTCGGCGACTCGCCGCCGCCGCTGTTGTCGATCCTGACCGCGCGCGCCGGCGAGGACATCGACGTGGCCGAGGTCGGGTTCGCCGGGAGCTACCAACGGCCGCTGTGGCGCGACCGCGTCGACGCCTACTGCTACGCGTTGATCGCGCGGATGAAGTTGAAGGAGTATCCGCAGATATTCGAGCGGTTCCTCGCGCGGGAGTGAGTCGGGCGGGCGGAGATCCGGCACGGAAGTAGCCATTACTCCGTCCGTCGAGGCCGGGGTTGTTCCTCCCTAGACCGCATCTTTGGATACGAATTTGGGAATGGGATCCCAAATCTTCAGCCAGAATTTTGGAGTCCAAACCTATTTATCCGAACGCTATGAGCGAAACCCATGGAGTCGTCCCGTATACTCACTCTCCTCAACCGATACAACAGCTGGTGGGGGGGAGAAAATGTGCCCGAGTCGCTGTTGAAAGCGGAGTACAGACGACGGGACTTCTACTTCGTTCGGCGGAAACTGAACGACGACCGTCGGATCGTTACGATCCGTGGCCCTCGACAGGTCGGGAAAACGACCTTGTGCGGTCAACTGATCGCTTGGCTGGTCGAACAGGAGGGTGTGCCTCCAGAACACGTTCTCTACCTGACTGCCGATAACACGCAGGTGATGTCGGATCCGGATCAGGTGATACGCGACACGCTCGAGACATACGAGCAGTACGTACTACGGGAGACGATAGATGCCGTCGACCGCGACGTGCACGTGTTCATCGATGAGGTACAGAAGATCGACGGTTGGGCGTCGACCCTGAAGTACTACATCGACACGTATCCGAATATTAGGTTCGTCGTCACCGGATCCGTGAGTACGCTGATCAAGCAGGGTGCCGACGAGACGCTAGTTGGGAGACGCCATGAACAACAGATGGTGCCGATGAAATTCGTCGACTACGTCGGGTATCGGGACATCGACGAGAACGATCGGCGGGCCTTCTACGAGGAGACAACGAAACTGAGAGGCGCTCTGATGGACGCGCTCGATAGCGATGACAGAGTCGAGTTCACCGGCGCGGCCGCTCGGTTTTATGGCACTAACGAATCGGAGTTCCCCCGACTGAATCAGCGGAAAGACGAGTACCTGATGAAAGGTGGGTACCCGGGGGTACTCGATGACGACTATCGAGAGGCATACTCGAAGCTCGATTCGGATCTCCGAAGTACGGTTTTGGGCGACATGAGTACCGTCTTCGAGGTCCAGAAGCCGCAGAAGGTGTTGCGTCTCCTCGATCTATTAGCGGAAGCGACGACGGGGAAGACCAGCGTACAGCGACTCGCGGATGACGCGTCGATCGACCGGGATACCGTCGAGAAATACCTCACGTATCTCGACGAGTTCTTCCTAATTAACCGGGTTCGGAAGTTCTCCGGGGGAGGATTCAACGACCGAGCGCAGCAGAAGGTCTACATACAGGACGTGGGGATCTACAATACGATCCGCGGGACCCTGGCCGAAGAAACGCTCGGGGACACCACAGCGATGGGACCGATCCTCGAGACCGCTGTCTGCGACCACGCTCGACGGCTCCAGTTCTATCTCTCGGGACGGTCGAACGTCGATATCGGATACCGGGAACGCTCCGGCGAGGTCGATTTCGTTCTCTCGGGGCGAGAGTATACCCTTCCGATCGAGGTGAAGAACGGTGATTCGACGAAAGCGAGTTTGGGTGGATTGAAACGCTTCATCGATAGCGAAGGGGTAGAACTCGCGATAGTGGTCAACAACAGCGGGGTGTTCGAGAGCGAGGAGGAGATCGTCCACCTCCCCGCGTGGCTGTTCCTCTACCTCTGTTGAGTCCTCTCGTGATTACCGGTCGACGGTGACGCGCTCGATCTTCACGTCATCGCGGGGCTCGTCGTTGCGGCCGGTCGGCACCGAGCCGATCTCCTCGACCACGTCCAT
This genomic stretch from Halobaculum roseum harbors:
- a CDS encoding ATP-binding protein — encoded protein: MPESLLKAEYRRRDFYFVRRKLNDDRRIVTIRGPRQVGKTTLCGQLIAWLVEQEGVPPEHVLYLTADNTQVMSDPDQVIRDTLETYEQYVLRETIDAVDRDVHVFIDEVQKIDGWASTLKYYIDTYPNIRFVVTGSVSTLIKQGADETLVGRRHEQQMVPMKFVDYVGYRDIDENDRRAFYEETTKLRGALMDALDSDDRVEFTGAAARFYGTNESEFPRLNQRKDEYLMKGGYPGVLDDDYREAYSKLDSDLRSTVLGDMSTVFEVQKPQKVLRLLDLLAEATTGKTSVQRLADDASIDRDTVEKYLTYLDEFFLINRVRKFSGGGFNDRAQQKVYIQDVGIYNTIRGTLAEETLGDTTAMGPILETAVCDHARRLQFYLSGRSNVDIGYRERSGEVDFVLSGREYTLPIEVKNGDSTKASLGGLKRFIDSEGVELAIVVNNSGVFESEEEIVHLPAWLFLYLC
- the trpG gene encoding anthranilate synthase component II — encoded protein: MNVTVVDNYDSFTYNLVEYVSDLRIDGEAPEISVLKNAATLAEVRDTDPDALLISPGPGHPKNDRDVGVSAPVLRELSPEVPTLGVCLGLEAAVYEYGGSVGHAPEPVHGKAFPVDHDGAGVFAGLEQGFRAGRYHSLIATEVPDCFAVTATTDHDGEELVMGVRHREHPIEAVQFHPESVLTAVGHDVIENFLRGV
- the trpE gene encoding anthranilate synthase component I, which translates into the protein MTREGDQSEPGVHLSRSREAFVDLVESADCDGPCVVHATAELGVDVEPLTAYAALADRSDHSFLLESAEKVASSDPDGAFAPSSRGRAGTRSDGGDARSDGGTDGTAERHARYSFVGYDPEAVIAVGPDGTDLQRLGPAADHVDVRGPAAGDTVDRVRAALPDLDRVGFPENDRQTLDGGLVGFLAYDAVYDLWLEEVGVDRPDPVVPDAEFVLTTRTLAFDDREGSVSLVFTPIVGDDEDPGAVYDRLADEAADVASTLRNAEAPATGGVRVDRETAGPREEYEDAVRETKEAVLDGEVYQGVISRTRTLEGEVDDLGLYESLRAVNPSPYMYLLRHGDRSVIGASPETLVSVDGDRVVSNPIAGTIRRGTSPVEDRKLAGELLADGKERAEHTMLVDLARNDVRRVSEAGSVRVEEFMNVLKYSHVQHIESTVTGTLAADADAFDATRATFPAGTLTGAPKVRAMELIDELELEPRGVYGGGVGYYSWTGDADFAIVIRTATVEHGVPRSGTGSRAAEPRDGGVGPDRLTVRAGAGVVADSDPASEYEETEQKMAGVLDAVDRIRVERAARSRSRAEGSRDDETQSVSNHAADGRAAEPRDDDGDGAEDEGEQPTETSTDTPEVDR